From Thermococcus barophilus MP:
TCATTGGTTTAGCCGTTGGTGCAGAGCTTTTAAATGCCTTTGGCTTTGCCAAAAACAGAAGGGTCTACCCAAGTCAGTATATAGGCAACACTTCAAAGGTTGAAGTCCTTGAGTTCATGCGTGAAGCCATAGCACATTTTCGCAAAATTTTGAGGATTAAGAACCTCGATTTGGTAATATCAGATCTACATCCCCTCTACAACACAACAAAACTCGCCATGGAAATAGCTGAAAATGAAGGAGTCGAGTTTCTGCAAGTGCAGCATCATTATGCTCACATAGCCTCAGTGATGGCAGAGAACAAATTGGATGAAATAATCGGAATAGCCGTTGATGGTGTCGGGTATGGGGTTGACGGCAACACTTGGGGAGGAGAAGTCATCTACATGAGTTATGAAGACGTGGAAAGGTTAGCACATATTGATTACTACCCGCTCCCTGGTGGGGACTTGGCAAGCTACTATCCCCTCAGAGCACTGGTAGGCATTCTAAGCAAAATATATGACATAGAAGAAGTCAAAGGAGTTATTCAAAGATGCTGTCCAAAGGCCATTGATAGCCTGAAATATGGCAAAGTCGAGTTCAATGTGATCCTAAATCAGCTTGCGAGAGAGATAAACGTCAGCTATGCATCTTCAACAGGAAGAGTCCTTGATGCTTTTGCTGTTATGCTGAATGTCGCATACAGGAGAACATACGAAGGAGAACCAGCAATGAAGCTTGAAAGCTTTGCATTCAGGGGTAAAAATGATTTAGGGTTCAGTATTCCGATTGATGGTGAGAAGATTAAAGTTGAAGAGATGTTCAGGCAGGCTCTTGAAGTGAAAGCAAATCCCGCAGACATTGCTTACTCCGTCCACTTAGCCCTTGGAAGGGCTTTTGGGGAGATAGCAGTTGAAAAAGCAAGGGAATTTGGAGTAAAGAATGTTGGAGTAAGCGGTGGTGTTGCATATAACGAGCTGATAGTAAAAACCATAAGAAAAATTGTCGAGCGCAACGGGTTGAAATTCTACGTTACTCAGGAAGTTCCCAGAGGAGACAACGGTATAAACGTTGGACAGGCATTTTTAGGTGGACTTTACCTGGAAGGTTATCTAAGCAAGGAGGATTTAATGCTTTAGCCCTTTCTCTCAGATTTTTATTACCCAAAAATGACCCAAAACAGCTTAAAATATCCGACTCCATTAAAGTTTCAGAGGTGGCCAAAATGAAAATTAAGCTTGAATATGGAGCTGGTGGAGAGCTGATGGAGGAGTTCATTAAAGAGTTCATCCTAAAGAACCTAAGTCTAAAATCAGCAGGAGGAGTTGGACTGGAAGCCTTAGATGATGGTGCAACAATTCCTTTTGGAGACAAGCATATAGTGTTCACAATTGACGGGCACACAGTTAAGCCCCTCTTTTTCCCGGGTGGGGATATTGGAAGATTGGCTGTCAGCGGGACAGTTAATGATCTGGCAGTTATGGGAGCAAAGCCCTTAGCTTTAGCAAATTCCATGATCATTCAAGAAGGATTTGACAGTGGAGATTTTGAAAGAATCCTACAGTCAATGGATGAAACCGCTAAAGAGGTTCCGGTTCCCATAGTCACAGGAGACACTAAAGTCGTTGAGGATAAGATTGGGATCTTTGTAATTACTGCTGGACTTGGGGTAGCTGAGAGGGTCATCACGGATTCTGGAGCAAATACTGGAGATGTTGTTTTAGTCAGCGGAACGGTTGGAGATCATGGGATAGCCATAATGAGCCACCGTGAGGGAATAGCATTCGAAACTGAGCTCAAGAGCGACGTTGCACCAATTTGGGAAGTTGTCAAAGCAGTTGCCGATGCAATCGGATGGGAAAATATCCACGCAATGAAGGATCCTACGAGAGGTGGATTAAGCAACGCCTTAAATGAGATAGCGAGAAAAAGCAACGTTGGGATTCTCGTGAGAGAAAGTGACATTCCGGTAAAGCCAGAGGTTAGAGCGGCAAGTGACATGCTTGGAATAAGCCCCTATGAAGTGGCAAATGAGGGCAAGGTTGTTATGGTTGTTGCAAGGGAGTATGCTGAAGAAGCACTTGAAGCCATGAGAAAGACAAAAAGAGGAAAAGACGCCGCAATAATTGGAGAAGTTATCGGCGAATATAAAGGCAAAGTTATCTTGGAGACGGGAATTGGCGGCAAAAGGTTCATGGAGCCTCCGATTGGGGATCCTGTGCCGAGAGTTTGCTGATGCACTCCCATAGCTCCTCTATTTGAGGGACTATCTCTATTTCTTTACCCTCCAAACTCTCGTAAATGAACTTCTGATTGAATGGAATGACCACATCGGGCTTAACATTAACTTTGTCCAAAACTTCCGGTAAAGCCTTATTTAGAACAAAAATATGCTTTAAGCCAGCTTTTTCAGCCAGTTTTTCAATCTTTCTTGAAAGCTCAATTGACTCCAAATTAAGCTCTGCAACGTTTACTATAACATCAACTTCCAAGTCTATTCCCCTTCCAAAGTGCTCTATTCCAGCTTCGGTATCAACCAAGACAATTTCTCCTTTCTTTGGTTGTAAATTTTTTAGAAATTTCTTTGCTAAGACCCCATATGGACAGGCGCATCCTTCGCCAGGGTCTTCAATCTTACCAATGCTTATCACACTTAAGTTTTCTCTTTTTGAGAGAATTTCCTCTGGAATTTCTTCAAAAGTCTTGGGCAGTTCTGGACTATCCAGAATCGCTTTTACCCGCTGTTTTCCACCCAAATATTCCGCCAAAGTTTTTGTTTTGGACAAGCCTAACATTCTGTATAGGCCAGGATTGGACTCATCCGCATCCACTATTAGGACTCTATGACCCTTATTCGCCAAGTATTTTCCAAGCATTGCTGTAATTGTGCTTTTCCCACAACCACCTTTTCCGCATATTAAAATCTTCATTCAGTATCACCAAAATCGAAACCGGCAACTGATTTATAACACTTTTTCTTATTAGTATTACAAAAGATTTATGTGCATATGCACAAGATTTATATGAAGAAGAATTCAACAATGTACTGGTGGTTAATAATGAGAATTACAATTCCAGCAAAAGATGACAAGGGGCTGAAAAGTGAGGTCTGTGAGCATTTTGGAAGGGCGAAGTATTTTGTTTTTGTAGATGTTCAAGACGACAAAATTGAAAACGTGGAGACTGTAGAGGTTCCATTTGAAGATCATAGCCCAGGAGATTTGCCAAACTTCATAAAAGAGCATGGAGGCGAACTTGTCCTGGCTTATGGTATAGGAAGGAGAGCAATGACATACTTCCAGAGCTTGGGAATACAGGTAGTTACAGGGGCACATGGGAAAATAGAAGATGTTGTTAAGGATTTTATGCAAAGAGGAGGATAGAAAAGCAAAGACTTGACTTATTTTTTAAAACACTCCACTTCCTCTTCTTCCATTTTGATAATTTTTGAAAGCACGCATTCAAGTGCATTAAGATCAGATAGAATTTCTTCGAATCTTACTTTCTGCTCAAAGGATTGCTCCTTTTTCATCAAAATAGAGACTATATTCTTAAGGGGTTTTACCTCTTTTTCAAGAATTTCCTTGGGTTGCTTTAGGAACTTCTCGAGAAATGCGGGGATAGGATAAAACAACTTCGTTTTACCATTCTTTCTAACGATTACAAGATAATCCCGGGCAAGTTTGTTTAAGGACGTAGAGACTGAAGAACGACTCAAACCTGTCAATTGCACAAGCTCGTTTATTGTAAGTGGTTTTTCATTCAATAGAAGGAGGGCATATACTTTACCGTCAGTGTGAGTATAGCCCCATCTTATCATCATCCTTTCAACGATTTCAATGAATTTTTTACTTTCTCTATCCTCTCCCTTCATCTTACAAACACCTAATAAAATAAAGTCGAAGGCATATTTAAGTTTTTTTCAGTTAGATTTGATATAACAGTTATACCAGTTATATCGAAAATTTTATACAGAAAGATATCCAATCACATAATCGGGGGAGGAAGATGAAAGGTGGTAGTAAGAGTAAAGGGAACCAACTCACGGCAGCTCTTATGGCATTTAAAATCATTTTAGGGAACCCCCTTGCGAGACTCCTCATCAGGCCTGCCTTGAAAAAATATGAGATAGAAGGTAGGAAACTCCCAGCACTCTACTGGGCTCTCAGCATTTATGCAGGTGAAAGCATAAACTGCCCACTCATGATACGCTTCCAGGCAGAGATCATAAAAACTCTCCTTAAACTCGGCATAAAAATTGCAAAGGGTGATGAAGAAGCTGTTAAGGAAGCCCTTCTCCGAGATCCGCATATAAGACGTGGTATTTGGGTCGTCCTTGAGGGTATTGCGAGATATGGAATTACAGTACCTCAACGTTTAGCAGGACCGTTTCTTATAGTGTGGAACTTCACCAATATGTGCAACCTCCGCTGTCAACACTGTTATCAAAGAGCTGACAAACCGCTTTCAAGCGAACTTTCACTAAAGGAAAAACTGAACCTTGTTGAACAGCTTGATAAAGCTGGAGTTGCAGCTGTCGCCCTTAGTGGGGGTGAGCCAACAATTCATCCACACTTCCTGAGAATTGTAAGGGAACTCTCAAATAGAGGGATACACACCTCAGTCGCTACCAATGGCTGGACTTTTGCTAATAAAGAGGAATTTAAGAGAGCCATTAATGCAGGCATAAAGTACGTAGAGGTTAGTGTAGATTCAGCAAACCCAGAGAGGCATGACAAATTCAGAGGAATTCCTGGCTCATGGGAACATGCTATAAAAGCTCTTGAGAATGCTGTAGAGCTCGGAGTAAGCCATGGAATGGCAACGATAATGAGTAAGGAAACATTCAATGAAATAGATGAAATTCTTGACTTAGCGGAGAGCATAGGTGTGAAACGGGTTATCTTTTTCAACTTCGTGCCAACTGGGAGGGCTGAAAGGATAGTGACAAAGGATCTTTCGCCTGAAGAACGCGAGGAATTCATGAAAGAAATTTACAAACAGATGAAAAGAAGGAAGATTGAGATATTGACAACTGCTCCTCAATATGCCCGTGTCACTTTTTTAATAAGTGAAGGCAAGAGTATAACACCAGCTCACTTCTATATTGGAGAAACAAACTCTGTGAAGACCTTAGCAGAATTCATAGGTGGCTGTGGTGCCGGAAGAATATATGCAGGTATAGAGCCCGATGGAACAATTGTTCCCTGTGTGTTTCTTCCATTACCTGTAGGCAACATTAGGACTAAGCCCTTCAAAGAGATATGGGATACAAGCAAAATATTTAACATTCTTCGAGATAGGAATAACTTCACAGGCACATGTAGGAGTTGTTCCTATAGGAACATCTGCGGTGGTTGTCGTGCCAGAGCCTACTACTATACCCTTAATCTCATGGGAGATGATCCAGGTTGCATAATAAACAGACGAATATGGGATGATATCCTTAAACACAAAAAGATAAGAGGAATTACTGGGATAAATTGGGTTGATGAGAATGTTGCTATCCGTACCCCTGTGCTCCATCTCCCAAGCTATTATGCAACTCTTGGGATTGTTGGAGAAAGATCTCTTAGAAGTAATTGGGAAAAGACAGTAAAAGAAATTCACGCCTAATTTTCTTTCATTTTAATTTTCAACCTAAGGTTCAAGAAAATTTTAAATTTTTTCAAATGTAATTTTTTTCAGGTGAATAAAAATGAAAATGAATGTGAAAGGGTTTGCGCCTTCTTGGTTTGCAAGTGTCATGGGGACTGGAGCACTCGCTCTGGTTAGTTTGGCATATTCAAGCAAAGTGTCAGTACTAAAAAGCGTTGCAGTTGGATTGACACATTTAAATACAGCGTTGTTCTTCATTCTTTTAATTCCCTGGATTTTGAGATGGCTCAAATACAGAGAGGATGCTCTAAGGGATTTATATCACCCTGTAATCTGCCATTTTTATGGAAACAATAGCAATAGCTTTGCTTGTTCTTTCAGCTGATTATCTACTTATATTAAAGAATCTCACACTTGCAAAGGCTTTCTGGCTGATAGGAATGTCCTTAACGATATTCTTCGCATTTTTGATCCCATACCTAATGTTCATACAGGAGAGGATAGATATCAAGAACGTTACTCCGGCTTGGTTCATTCCCCCCGTTGGTCTGATTGTAATTCCTCTAAGCGGAGGTGCGTTGATAAATACATTCTCCGGAATTTGGAGAGAAGTTACGATGTTCATAAACTATTTCGCATGGGGAGCTGGATTTTTCCTCTACTTAGCTCTCTCTGCAATAGTCATGCACCGCTTCATTGCCCACGAGCCTTTACCCTGCGGAATTGCTCCAGCAATTTGGATTAATCTTGGTCCCATTGGTGCTGGAACTTCAACACTCTATATGCTCGTGAAGAATTCAGAATTCATAACAATGAAAGAACCTTTTTTAGCTTTTGGGCTGATATTCTGGGGCTTCGATGTATGGTGGTTTGTAATGGCCATTATCTTGACACTCCATTACATTAGAAAGCTCGATTTACCATACAGCTTGGCTTGGTGGGCGTTCATATTCCCCCTTGGAGCTTATGTGAGCGCAACGCATAATGTTGCCTTAGCTTTTAAAATAAACATCATAGACAGCTTTGGATTTGCACTTTATTGGCTGCTCTTTGCTCTATGGTTAATAACAGGAATTAAAACTCTAAAAAATACTGCCTTTTAGGTGAGTTTCTTTTTCTCTTTTTAATTGCAGACTGCATAGTTTATAAACCTCAGTCACACTAATTCTCTGGGAGGTGTGAAGATGCACGAATGGGCTTTAGCGGATGGAATTATGAGAACTGCTATCGAATTCGCTAAACAGCATGGAAAAGACAAGATTCTTGGCATTAGGATTGTTCTTGGTGAATTACAGGACGTTAACGAGGAGATCCTCAAGTTTGCCATAGATGAGCTTAAGAAGGGAACAATAGCTGAGGATGCAGAGATTGAGTTCGTGATTGAGGAAGCAGAGTTTAAGTGCAGAGACTGTGGCAATGTATGGAAGCTCAGGGAAGTTAAAGATAAGTTCGATGAGCGCATAAAAGAGGACATTCACTTCATTCCCGAGGTTGTCCACGTCTTTCTCTCATGCCCAAAATGCGGAAGCAGAGACTTTGAAGTTGTGAAGGGCAGGGGAGTTTATGTTGCCGCAATAAAAGTTGAGGGTGAAGAACAATGATCGACCCAAGAATAAAAGCAATTGAAGCAAGACTTGAAAAGGTTAAGAGAATTATTCCAGTCGTGAGCGGAAAGGGAGGAGTTGGAAAGTCGCTGATTTCGACAACTTTGGCGTTAGTCTTGGCTGAAAAAGGACACAAAGTTGGCCTGTTGGACTTGGATTTCCATGGAGCAAGCGACCATGTGATTTTAGGATTTGAGCCAAAAGAGTTCCCAGAAGAAGATAGGGGGATAGTTCCTCCAGAGATTCAGGGGATAAAGTTCATGAGCATCGTTTTTTACTCAGAAGATAAACCAACACCCTTGAGAGGACATGAAATTAGCGATGCTTTAATAGAACTTTTAGCAATCACAAGATGGGAGGATTTAGATTTCCTGATTATAGACATGCCCCCCGGAATGGGAGATCAGTTCTTGGATGTTCTGAGATTTCTAAAGAGGGGAGAATTTCTGGTTGTTGCTACACCCTCAAAGCTTGCTGTAAATGTTGTTAAAAAACTGCTTGAACTCCTTAAGGAGCAGAATCTCAAAATAATCGGCATCATTGAAAACATGAAATTAAACGATGAAAAAGACATTCAAAAGCTCGCTGAAGAGTTTGAAGTTCCATACTTAGTTAGCATTCCGCTTTACAGAGACTTAGACACAAAAATTGGCAACGTTGAAGAGCTTTTAAAGAGTGAATTCGCAGAGAAGATAAGGGAAGCTGCTGAGAAGCTCTAATTTCATTTTATTTTTTGGTGATAGAAATGCTTGAGGATTTTCTCCAAGGAGCTAAAAAGGTTGTAATCTGCGGCATTGGAAATGAGGTTAGGGGAGATGACGCTTTTGGAATCATAGTGGCAGAAGAGCTTAAAAATAGGTTGAAAAGTGAAAAAATCGTTATTCTCAACTGTGGAGAAGTCCCAGAGAGCTATGTTGGTAAAATAATCAATGAAAAACCTACACACGTTATATTCATAGATGCAGTTGACTTCGGGGGCAAACCTGGAGAAGTTGTAATTGCAGACCCTGAGGGAACGCTGGGAGAAAGTTTTTCGACTCACAAGCTTCCGCTTAAGCTCTTAGTTGGTTATTTAAAGCAGAATATAAACGCAAAGTTCATCTTAATTGGATGTCAGCCAAAACAGCTGGGTCTTTTTGTAGAGATGAGTGAAGAGGTAAAGCAAAGTGCAGAAAAATTAATTGAAATCTTAGCTCAAGAGCTGGAGTTCTGACTTCTTTTCTCCAAAATTTTATCCAAAAAACTTTAAAATACGCATGCTCAACACACTTTACGGGCTTTTTAAGAGCTTAAAAACTTGGGAGGTGCTTAAAGTGAGAGAAATTATAGCCAAAGTAAAGGAGAAAACAAATATCCCCGTTTATGAGAGAACGATAGAGAACGTTATGAGCGCTGTTTTGGCGAGCAGTGACATATGGAGGATTGTAGATTTAAGCGAGGAACCTCTACCCTTAGTTGTGGCAGTTCTTGAAACGCTGAACGAGCTTGGCTATGTAGAGTTCAGAGATGGTGTATTTTTGACAGAAAAGGGCAGAAAATTTGCTGAGGAGTATGGAATTGGTAAAAGAGAAGACTACACATGTCCTCACTGCGAAGGAAAAACTGTTGATATTAATGCCTTTAGTGACCTTCTTGAGCAGTTCAAAGAGATAGTCAAAGACAGACCACAGCCAAAGCATGAATTTGATCAAGCCTACGTAACCCCAGAAACTACGGTGGCAAGAATAATCCTCATGCACACAAGAGGCGATTTAGAGAACAAAGAAGTCTTCGTTCTTGGCGATGATGACTTGACAAGCATTGCCTTAATGCTTTCGGGCTTGCCAAAGAGAATAGCTGTTTTGGACATTGATGAGAGGCTTATCAAGTTCATTGAAAAAACTGCGGATGAACTCGGCTACACCAACATTGAGATTTTCACATTCGACTTAAGAAAGCCTCTACCAGATTATGCACTTAGAAAGTTTGATACCTTCATAACAGATCCACCAGAGACCGTTGATGCCATAAGAGCCTTTGTCGGAAGAGGAATTGCAACGCTTAAAGGCCCAGGCTGTGCTGGCTACTTTGGAATAACGAGAAGGGAAAGCTCACTGAACAAGTGGAGAGATATTCAAAAGCTCCTCTTAAATGAGTTCAATGTCGTTATAACGGACATAATCAGAAACTTCAATGAATATGTAAACTGGGGTTACGAAGAGGAGACAAGGGCTTGGAAGCTGTTGCCAATGAAGGTCAAGCCAAGGTACAACTGGTACAAGAGCTACATGTTCAGAATTCAGACTCTTGAAGGCTCAAAGGGTTATGAAGAGGAAATAAAGGATGAAGACATTTACAATGACGAGGAAGCTTCAACTACATGATCATTAGCTCCTATTTGTTTCTTTCTTGTTTATTTCTTATCAACACCAGTTTAATAAAAAATTAAAATCAGGAGACTTCAATGTAAAATCCGATGGGTACTGGTGTGTCTCTATAAGTTGTTCCGTACCATGTTTTTACTGGAAGCTTCATTTCATAGGCACTTTTCACACCTTTGAAATAAAGATAGTTTCCATTCTTGCTCTGTACACTTCCTAGGACTGCATAATCGACATAATCCTCCAGGCTGAAGCCCGCTACAATTACATCAAGCCAGGCGGGTGCTGTCTCGGGGTTGAGGAAAGCGATTAACGCTCCAAGGGGAACGCCGATGTTGAAGCTTTCTCCGCTTGTTCCCACATAAATTTCGCTGTAGAAATCCTCAATATCTGCCTTGCTGTTGTGAACTGATCCTGTTTGCTCAATCCATCTGCTTGGAACATCGTAAGGCGGTTCTCCACTGGCTTCTCCGGTTATAATATGGTATATCCCGTTGTAATAATCAGTGTCGAAGCTGTCTATCTTTACAAAATACCTCTCATTTCCCGTGGGATAACACCAAGCCGTGCAGAGGTACTCCTTCTGGTATATGTAGTGTACAGTCCCCTTAATCCAAATGTACTTTGAAGAGTAAGGACTTACATCCATTATCCACGATGCCTTGTATTTTTTCGTTACTGATCTTCCGAGGGCTTTTACAGTTATTGAGCTTGGGTCAAAGCTGATTTTCTCTGAGATAAGATCACCAAACGCTACAGTAACCATTGGCCCCAAATAATAACTTCCCCTATAAGCCATTTGAATCGTGGCAGAGATACTGCTCGGTGCTTTGTTTTTCACTATTAAAACGGGTATTTTCTGGTGTTGGTAAGATTTGTCTTCCACAGTTTCCCATACATAATAAACGTCATGGGCCATTGGCTGAATTTTTGAGGCTTTTGAGCTTAAAGCTTTTAAATCTTTAACTCTTGCTTCTTTAAAGTTGAATTTCAGCATGATGTTTTTTGCAAATGTGTTTTTGCTTACTTTAACTTCAAAGCTTTCTGGTGGAAAGGTGTAAAGCTTTCCATCCTTAACAACCCACACGTCAATTCCAATAAAAGCCGTATGAGAGCCCTTGGTTTTTGCAATGCTCCTTGGAGTATCGAGGTTGAGTTTTATCATGTTGTCTGGGAAAATCAGGCTTTTAAGTAGGTTTTTAGTTAGTGTTCCCTTCTGAAGAACTTCGATGCTCCCATTCTTGTCAAAAGTCCAAATCGAGTAATAGACTTTTCCATAGTCTGTCAGAGGTTTTCCTTTCTCATCAAAGAGGGTTAATCTGGCACCACCAATTGGAGCCGCTTGAGTATATCCCAAAGCCACTAAGATCAACAATCCAACAAGTAGTGCAAGCAGTCTTCTCATGCCTGCACCTCCTTCAAACATTGCAACAATACTTTTGACTTTAGTACGTATAAATTTTTTCTTTTATGAGTTGTAATCCTTTCTGCTTTTTTTTTCGTGAGTTCTTACTTTCCAACTGCATCTTCAAGAACCCTATTAGTCAAAATAAAACTGAGTAAAAGACTGAACAAAAATAAGCATCCTCTTTAAACCCACCACAATTGCTCTTAGCCAGCCGACAGCAAAAATTATTAAAACTTCCTTAGGCAATTGCCGAAACATTTATAATTACAGAAAGAGAAAAATATACCATGCTCGAGAAGGAAAAGGAAGCTCTGGCTAAGAGAATTGCAGGGGAGATTACACTTTCTTCAGACCCTGGAAAAACCATGCGCAAGTGGAGAGAGATTTTTGGGATTAGTCAAACGGAATTGGCTGAGTATTTGGGAGTTTCTTCTTCGGTAATTAGCGATTATGAAGGTGGCAGAAGAAAAAGCCCCGGTGCTTCGACAATAAGAAAGTTTGTTGAAGCGCTGCTTGAAATTGATGAGAGAAGGGGAGGGAACGTAATTAAAGCTTTCAGCAAAACCCTTGGGAGCGAGTTCCCGACCAGTGCAATCCTTGACATTAGGGAATTTGCCCTTCCCGTAACTGTAAGAGACATAGTCAATGCCGTAAAAGGCGAAGTCGCTGCCAACATTGATCTGCTTGATAGACCAATTTATGGATATACCGTCGTGGACAGCATTCAGGCAATCCTTGAAATGAGCAGTGAGGAATTCCTTAAGCTCTATGGATGGACAACAGAGAGAGCCTTAGTTTTCACAAAAGTGACAACCGGAAGGAGCCCTATGATTGCTATCAGAGTCCAAGGACTGAAGCCAGCCGTTGTAGTGCTGCATGGAGTTAAGAAACTCGATGAGCTGGCAGTTAAAATAGCCGAAAAGGAGAGGGTTCCGTTAGTGGTCTCAAAAGTTGAAACCGAAAGTGAGCTGATAATGAACCTCAGAAAGCTTGTGGAAAAGAGAGAAAAAGAGCTCTGAATCAAAAAGGCAACTCCTTCATTCTCCATATGCTATGGTTAGCCAGTTTTTCTAATCTGTCCTTCATATGAAGCAGAACTTCGCTGAGGATTTTTCCATTGTCATAATTGTTCACAATCGCCTTAAGCTCCTCTTTTGGTTTTTTCTTCAGCTCTTTTGCAATTTCAATCATTCTCGGATATGCTCTTATTATATTGTCTACAACTGTGATATCTGCCATTCTGGCACTCCTTGAGAGGGGATTGAGGTCAATTGTGAT
This genomic window contains:
- the hypE gene encoding hydrogenase expression/formation protein HypE, with protein sequence MKIKLEYGAGGELMEEFIKEFILKNLSLKSAGGVGLEALDDGATIPFGDKHIVFTIDGHTVKPLFFPGGDIGRLAVSGTVNDLAVMGAKPLALANSMIIQEGFDSGDFERILQSMDETAKEVPVPIVTGDTKVVEDKIGIFVITAGLGVAERVITDSGANTGDVVLVSGTVGDHGIAIMSHREGIAFETELKSDVAPIWEVVKAVADAIGWENIHAMKDPTRGGLSNALNEIARKSNVGILVRESDIPVKPEVRAASDMLGISPYEVANEGKVVMVVAREYAEEALEAMRKTKRGKDAAIIGEVIGEYKGKVILETGIGGKRFMEPPIGDPVPRVC
- a CDS encoding ATP-binding protein, which codes for MKILICGKGGCGKSTITAMLGKYLANKGHRVLIVDADESNPGLYRMLGLSKTKTLAEYLGGKQRVKAILDSPELPKTFEEIPEEILSKRENLSVISIGKIEDPGEGCACPYGVLAKKFLKNLQPKKGEIVLVDTEAGIEHFGRGIDLEVDVIVNVAELNLESIELSRKIEKLAEKAGLKHIFVLNKALPEVLDKVNVKPDVVIPFNQKFIYESLEGKEIEIVPQIEELWECISKLSAQDPQSEAP
- a CDS encoding NifB/NifX family molybdenum-iron cluster-binding protein, coding for MKKNSTMYWWLIMRITIPAKDDKGLKSEVCEHFGRAKYFVFVDVQDDKIENVETVEVPFEDHSPGDLPNFIKEHGGELVLAYGIGRRAMTYFQSLGIQVVTGAHGKIEDVVKDFMQRGG
- a CDS encoding GbsR/MarR family transcriptional regulator, coding for MKGEDRESKKFIEIVERMMIRWGYTHTDGKVYALLLLNEKPLTINELVQLTGLSRSSVSTSLNKLARDYLVIVRKNGKTKLFYPIPAFLEKFLKQPKEILEKEVKPLKNIVSILMKKEQSFEQKVRFEEILSDLNALECVLSKIIKMEEEEVECFKK
- a CDS encoding radical SAM/SPASM domain-containing protein, with the translated sequence MKGGSKSKGNQLTAALMAFKIILGNPLARLLIRPALKKYEIEGRKLPALYWALSIYAGESINCPLMIRFQAEIIKTLLKLGIKIAKGDEEAVKEALLRDPHIRRGIWVVLEGIARYGITVPQRLAGPFLIVWNFTNMCNLRCQHCYQRADKPLSSELSLKEKLNLVEQLDKAGVAAVALSGGEPTIHPHFLRIVRELSNRGIHTSVATNGWTFANKEEFKRAINAGIKYVEVSVDSANPERHDKFRGIPGSWEHAIKALENAVELGVSHGMATIMSKETFNEIDEILDLAESIGVKRVIFFNFVPTGRAERIVTKDLSPEEREEFMKEIYKQMKRRKIEILTTAPQYARVTFLISEGKSITPAHFYIGETNSVKTLAEFIGGCGAGRIYAGIEPDGTIVPCVFLPLPVGNIRTKPFKEIWDTSKIFNILRDRNNFTGTCRSCSYRNICGGCRARAYYYTLNLMGDDPGCIINRRIWDDILKHKKIRGITGINWVDENVAIRTPVLHLPSYYATLGIVGERSLRSNWEKTVKEIHA
- the hypA gene encoding hydrogenase nickel incorporation protein HypA, with the translated sequence MHEWALADGIMRTAIEFAKQHGKDKILGIRIVLGELQDVNEEILKFAIDELKKGTIAEDAEIEFVIEEAEFKCRDCGNVWKLREVKDKFDERIKEDIHFIPEVVHVFLSCPKCGSRDFEVVKGRGVYVAAIKVEGEEQ
- a CDS encoding Mrp/NBP35 family ATP-binding protein; the protein is MIDPRIKAIEARLEKVKRIIPVVSGKGGVGKSLISTTLALVLAEKGHKVGLLDLDFHGASDHVILGFEPKEFPEEDRGIVPPEIQGIKFMSIVFYSEDKPTPLRGHEISDALIELLAITRWEDLDFLIIDMPPGMGDQFLDVLRFLKRGEFLVVATPSKLAVNVVKKLLELLKEQNLKIIGIIENMKLNDEKDIQKLAEEFEVPYLVSIPLYRDLDTKIGNVEELLKSEFAEKIREAAEKL
- the hycI gene encoding hydrogenase maturation peptidase HycI, yielding MLEDFLQGAKKVVICGIGNEVRGDDAFGIIVAEELKNRLKSEKIVILNCGEVPESYVGKIINEKPTHVIFIDAVDFGGKPGEVVIADPEGTLGESFSTHKLPLKLLVGYLKQNINAKFILIGCQPKQLGLFVEMSEEVKQSAEKLIEILAQELEF
- the bpsA gene encoding N(4)-bis(aminopropyl)spermidine synthase — translated: MREIIAKVKEKTNIPVYERTIENVMSAVLASSDIWRIVDLSEEPLPLVVAVLETLNELGYVEFRDGVFLTEKGRKFAEEYGIGKREDYTCPHCEGKTVDINAFSDLLEQFKEIVKDRPQPKHEFDQAYVTPETTVARIILMHTRGDLENKEVFVLGDDDLTSIALMLSGLPKRIAVLDIDERLIKFIEKTADELGYTNIEIFTFDLRKPLPDYALRKFDTFITDPPETVDAIRAFVGRGIATLKGPGCAGYFGITRRESSLNKWRDIQKLLLNEFNVVITDIIRNFNEYVNWGYEEETRAWKLLPMKVKPRYNWYKSYMFRIQTLEGSKGYEEEIKDEDIYNDEEASTT
- a CDS encoding helix-turn-helix domain-containing protein, which gives rise to MLEKEKEALAKRIAGEITLSSDPGKTMRKWREIFGISQTELAEYLGVSSSVISDYEGGRRKSPGASTIRKFVEALLEIDERRGGNVIKAFSKTLGSEFPTSAILDIREFALPVTVRDIVNAVKGEVAANIDLLDRPIYGYTVVDSIQAILEMSSEEFLKLYGWTTERALVFTKVTTGRSPMIAIRVQGLKPAVVVLHGVKKLDELAVKIAEKERVPLVVSKVETESELIMNLRKLVEKREKEL